In Streptomyces sannanensis, the DNA window GCGGCCTCAGTAAACCTGGCGGGGATGCACCGAGAGCTGAGACAACCGCAGATGAAGCAGCGTGAGACACCGCGAGAAGTCGCAGGTCACAGCCTCGGCGTATGCAACGAAGCGCGAGACCCTACACCTGCTCGAACGCTGTCAGACACCGACGGCGAGCACCTGAGCTCCGCAGAGCTTGTTGATGTCGTCGCCATCGGAGGTGACGATAATCCGTGGGCCCGAGAATCCCAGTGCCGTAGCCGCCACGACAGAGTCGATCGCGTACTTGTGGCCGTGGAGGTTCGCGTTGCGCAGCAAGTCGAGACGCTACTGCCGATCGAGAGCGCGCGAGCACGCTGCATACTCACCTGATATGAAGATCATGGTGGGGGGCCTCGCGGCCGGGGTGGGATTCGGGGCGGCTACCTCGCTCGTCAACGCACTTTCGTCACCCTACGTGGGGTTCGGAGCCCCGCTTACGGGCACCGTCTGGGCCAGTGCCGCCAAGGTGCTCAGCCTGCTGATGGACGCCGGCTGGGCATGGGCCGCGCTGGCGGTGGCTATGGGCTGGCTGGCCGGGACACGGGCCCGAGGCGCGTCGGCCGGGGCCCTGGCGCTGATCGCGGCCACGGGGGCGTACTACGTAACGGACGCCTTCACCCGCGAGGAACCGCTGGCCTCGTACGCGACGGAGACGGTCATGTGGTGCACGGCGGGTCTGCTGTTCGGGTTGGTCCTGGGTGCGGTGGGTGCAACCATCAGGCGGCCTGGGCTGGTCGGCATGCTCGCCGCACTGACGGTGCCGGTGGGCGCTGCCGTGCAGATGGTCGTGCTACCGCCCCGGCCACACCTCACCTTGACCCCGGCAATTGTTCTCGCCGAGGTCATCGTCTGGACAGCCTCGGTGCTCGGTGCCGGCTGGGCCGTCTACCGTTTCTGGGCCGGGAGGCGTGCGGTCGAAGCCGGATAGCGAAACCATCAGGGATCAGGGACATCCCGGCATGCGCATGGGCGAGCCGACCGCCGTGCCTCTCAGGGTCTCGGCGATCCGCACGGTGAGCACCCCCGACAAGCTCGGGCATGTGGGCCCCGTGGCGGATGCCTGGGCGGTCCTGCGCGAAACGCAGCAGGCTCGCCGGGACATGCATCAGGGTGTGCGCCGGGCCGCGGCTGCGTCCCGGGGCCCGGCACCCGGCCAGGTCCACGCACTCGCACCCCGTACCGCGACGCCGCGTCGACGAGCTGACCGGCATGCTGCACCAAGTCCCGCCGCGCCCATGGTGGCTCTGGACCCCGACCCGCTTCCACGTCGCGCCCGACCTGATCGCTTATATCCGCCATCTCGGTGACGAAGAGGTCGACATATGGGTCGGCGCCGGACACCGCGGTGTGCTGCGTCCTCTTGGCGAGCTGGACCTGAACCGGCCACGCTTCGACGGCTGATCGCCGTGCGGAGTTACAACAGATGGTCCGCCTTGCCGGCCTTGATGTCGCGGATCAGGGTCTGGAGGGCCTCGCGGGTGTCGGTGAGGTAGTGGTCCTCCTGGCCGAGTACGGCGATGTAGGCGTTGCCGTTGTCGTCGGTCCCCAGCCGGAAGCAGTTGTTGCCTTCAGCGCAGAACGGCTCTTCCCACTTGATGTCGGTCATTCGTCCATCCTCAGAGGTCGCGGGCGATGCCATGAATGAAGTCGCGAGACTGCTTCGGGCTCAGGGTGTGCGATTCCATCCAGTCCATGTGTGACGCGTACTTGGGCGGGCCCGCCTCAGCACCTCGTTACAGCAGGTGGTCCGCCTTGCCGGCCTTGATGTCGCGGATCAGGGTCTGGAGGGCCTCGCGGGTGTCGGTGAGGTAGTGGTCCTCCTGGCCGAGTACGGCGATGTAGGCGTTGCCGTTGTCGTCTGTTCCCAGCCGGAAGCAGTTCGCCCCTTCGCCGCAGAAGGGCTCTTCCCAGTGGACCTCTGCCATGTCCTTCTCCTAGATCTGGCGGGCGACGTCGTGGATGAAGTCGCGTGATTCCTTGGGTGACAGTGTCCGGGACTCCAGCGCGTCGAGCTGGGCTCGGTACTTGGCCAGCTGGATGTCCGTGTCGAGAAACTCGGGTCCGTGGGTGGCGTCGAGCTCCACAGTGTCCAGCTGAGGTACTGGCGCTGCGGCGTAGACAACCGACTGGCCTGCTCCGTGGAATCCGCCCGCCTTGAACGGGATGACACGCACGGTGATGTTGTCCCGCTCCATGAGCCCCAAGAGATGGGACAGTTGGGCCCGAGTCGTCCGGGGCCCGCCGAACTCGATTCGCAACGCGGCCTCGTGGATTATCACGTTGACGGCGGGCGGATGTGTCCTGTCCAGCACCTGCTTGCGGTCCATGCGATGGGCCAGGCGGGCTTCGAGGTCCGGCCCGGCCGGACG includes these proteins:
- a CDS encoding helix-turn-helix transcriptional regulator — translated: MPPRSTPTARQKRLGTELRKMRVAAGMSTEYAAALLNVPRTNIPNMESGRSGISAARVRTLAGNYGCPDEEFIDALAAMAGDHDKGWWESYRGQLPPGLLDIAEMEWHAKRLRIAVTIHLPGLMQTEEHARAVFDHVIPRPAGPDLEARLAHRMDRKQVLDRTHPPAVNVIIHEAALRIEFGGPRTTRAQLSHLLGLMERDNITVRVIPFKAGGFHGAGQSVVYAAAPVPQLDTVELDATHGPEFLDTDIQLAKYRAQLDALESRTLSPKESRDFIHDVARQI